From Bos javanicus breed banteng chromosome 5, ARS-OSU_banteng_1.0, whole genome shotgun sequence, the proteins below share one genomic window:
- the CENPM gene encoding centromere protein M isoform X1 encodes MSALRPLDKLPGLNTATILLVGTEDALLQQLADSMLKADCTSELKVHLARSLPLPCSVNRPRIDLIVFVVNLHSKLSLQSVEESLCHLDAAFFLGKVAFLATGAGRDSHCSIHRNTVVKLAHTYRSPLLFCDLEIEDFRAAMAQRLVRLLQICAGHVPGVSALNLLSLMRGSENPSLEDL; translated from the exons ATGTCGGCGTTACGGCCGCTGGACAAGCTGCCTGGCCTGAACACGGCCACCATCTTG CTGGTGGGCACGGAGGATGCTCTTCTGCAGCAACTGGCCGATTCGATGCTCAAGGCGGACTGCACCTCGGAGCTGAAGGT CCACTTAGCAAGGTCCCTCCCTCTGCCGTGCAGCGTGAATCGGCCCCGAATTGACTTGATTGTGTTCGTGGTCAACCTGCACAGCAAACTCAG CCTGCAGAGCGTGGAGGAGTCCCTGTGCCACCTGGACGCGGCCTTCTTCCTGGGGAAGGTGGCCTTCCTCGCCACGGGGG CTGGGCGGGACAGCCACTGCAGCATCCACCGGAACACCGTGGTCAAGCTGGCCCACACCTACCGGAGCCCCCTGCTCTTCTGTGACCTAGAG ATAGAAGACTTCCGTGCCGCCATGGCGCAGCGCCTGGTCCGCCTGCTGCAGATCTGCGCGGGCCATGTGCCTGGCGTCTCGGCCCTGAACCTGCTGTCCCTGATGAGGGGCTCCGAGAACCCCTCCCTGGAGGACCTGTGA
- the CENPM gene encoding centromere protein M isoform X2 has product MPAVVPSLVGTEDALLQQLADSMLKADCTSELKVHLARSLPLPCSVNRPRIDLIVFVVNLHSKLSLQSVEESLCHLDAAFFLGKVAFLATGAGRDSHCSIHRNTVVKLAHTYRSPLLFCDLEIEDFRAAMAQRLVRLLQICAGHVPGVSALNLLSLMRGSENPSLEDL; this is encoded by the exons ATGCCTGCCGTAGTCCCCTCG CTGGTGGGCACGGAGGATGCTCTTCTGCAGCAACTGGCCGATTCGATGCTCAAGGCGGACTGCACCTCGGAGCTGAAGGT CCACTTAGCAAGGTCCCTCCCTCTGCCGTGCAGCGTGAATCGGCCCCGAATTGACTTGATTGTGTTCGTGGTCAACCTGCACAGCAAACTCAG CCTGCAGAGCGTGGAGGAGTCCCTGTGCCACCTGGACGCGGCCTTCTTCCTGGGGAAGGTGGCCTTCCTCGCCACGGGGG CTGGGCGGGACAGCCACTGCAGCATCCACCGGAACACCGTGGTCAAGCTGGCCCACACCTACCGGAGCCCCCTGCTCTTCTGTGACCTAGAG ATAGAAGACTTCCGTGCCGCCATGGCGCAGCGCCTGGTCCGCCTGCTGCAGATCTGCGCGGGCCATGTGCCTGGCGTCTCGGCCCTGAACCTGCTGTCCCTGATGAGGGGCTCCGAGAACCCCTCCCTGGAGGACCTGTGA
- the CENPM gene encoding centromere protein M isoform X3 — translation MSALRPLDKLPGLNTATILLVGTEDALLQQLADSMLKADCTSELKVHLARSLPLPCSVNRPRIDLIVFVVNLHSKLSLQSVEESLCHLDAAFFLGKVAFLATGAGRDSHCSIHRNTVVKLAHTYRSPLLFCDLEPVQCCSRLSGGSIEQSSVNTPNPVLVEETR, via the exons ATGTCGGCGTTACGGCCGCTGGACAAGCTGCCTGGCCTGAACACGGCCACCATCTTG CTGGTGGGCACGGAGGATGCTCTTCTGCAGCAACTGGCCGATTCGATGCTCAAGGCGGACTGCACCTCGGAGCTGAAGGT CCACTTAGCAAGGTCCCTCCCTCTGCCGTGCAGCGTGAATCGGCCCCGAATTGACTTGATTGTGTTCGTGGTCAACCTGCACAGCAAACTCAG CCTGCAGAGCGTGGAGGAGTCCCTGTGCCACCTGGACGCGGCCTTCTTCCTGGGGAAGGTGGCCTTCCTCGCCACGGGGG CTGGGCGGGACAGCCACTGCAGCATCCACCGGAACACCGTGGTCAAGCTGGCCCACACCTACCGGAGCCCCCTGCTCTTCTGTGACCTAGAG CCTGTCCAGTGTTGTTCTCGGCTCTCGGGAGGCAGCATAGAACAAAGCAGTGTTAACACTCCCAATCCTGTTCTAGTGGAGGAAACACGGTAA